Proteins from one Chanodichthys erythropterus isolate Z2021 chromosome 15, ASM2448905v1, whole genome shotgun sequence genomic window:
- the LOC137037952 gene encoding CMP-N-acetylneuraminate-beta-galactosamide-alpha-2,3-sialyltransferase 1-like isoform X2 has product MKLLMYYRGSYMTAVTCVIIICMLLVFQTPIDEFSEGRCACKDCVREQTHSAWFNELYDLSIQPLLTRENYVLSGDIYKYWKGLQNNKKESNYTVVVEKMFSLFPDKTQYLDASPKRCRTCAVVGNSGNLKGSRYGHLIDLHDFVIRINMGPTKSYENDVGSKTTHRFIYPESAVDVENSTYLVLSPFKILDMEWLISAFTTKNITRTYKKVRPSINANRHKVMILHPAFIKYVHEIWLLKRGKYPSTGFLAIIFALHICDQVSTFGFGADQYGNWYHYFEKTSRNLLTGAHSGSFEFDTMMQLYLENKIQVFRGK; this is encoded by the exons ATGAAGTTGTTAATGTATTATAGAGGTTCCTATATGACAGCTGTCACATGTGTGATCATAATATGCATGCTCCTGGTGTTCCAAACCCCCATAGATGAGTTCTCAGAAGGCAGATGTGCTTGTAAAGACTGTGTCAGAGAGCAGACTCACAGTGCTTGGTTCAATGAACTCTATGATCTCTCTATTCAACCACTGCTCACCAGGGAAAATTATGTGCTCAGTGGAGATATCTACAAGTATTGGAAG GGCCTTCAGAACAATAAGAAGGAAAGCAACTACACAGTAGTGGTGGAGAAGATGTTTTCTCTCTTCCCAGATAAAACACAATACTTAGATGCTAGTCCAAAACGCTGCCGGACTTGTGCTGTGGTCGGAAACTCAGGAAACCTTAAAGGATCCCGTTATGGACATCTCATAGATCTTCATGACTTTGTCATTAG GATAAATATGGGCCCAACAAAAAGTTATGAGAACGATGTGGGTTCTAAGACCACTCACCGGTTCATCTATCCTGAGAGCGCTGTAGATGTGGAAAACTCAACTTACCTGGTGCTTTCCCCATTCAAGATTTTGGATATGGAGTGGCTCATCAGTGCCTTCACCACTAAGAACATCACACG CACTTACAAAAAAGTAAGGCCGAGTATAAATGCCAACAGACATAAG GTGATGATTCTACATCCTGCTTTCATTAAGTATGTCCATGAGATATGGTTGCTGAAACGTGGAAAATATCCATCGACTGGCTTCCTCGCTATTATATTTGCCCTGCACATCTGTGACCAG GTTTCTACATTTGGGTTTGGTGCTGATCAGTATGGAAACTGGTACCATTACTTTGAGAAAACCTCACGTAACCTCCTTACCGGCGCTCATAGTGGCAGCTTTGAGTTCGACACCATGATGCAACTGTACTTGGAAAACAAAATTCAGGTGTTCAGAGGGAAATAA
- the LOC137037952 gene encoding CMP-N-acetylneuraminate-beta-galactosamide-alpha-2,3-sialyltransferase 1-like isoform X1: MPFFFFFFSRRGAKMKLLMYYRGSYMTAVTCVIIICMLLVFQTPIDEFSEGRCACKDCVREQTHSAWFNELYDLSIQPLLTRENYVLSGDIYKYWKGLQNNKKESNYTVVVEKMFSLFPDKTQYLDASPKRCRTCAVVGNSGNLKGSRYGHLIDLHDFVIRINMGPTKSYENDVGSKTTHRFIYPESAVDVENSTYLVLSPFKILDMEWLISAFTTKNITRTYKKVRPSINANRHKVMILHPAFIKYVHEIWLLKRGKYPSTGFLAIIFALHICDQVSTFGFGADQYGNWYHYFEKTSRNLLTGAHSGSFEFDTMMQLYLENKIQVFRGK; encoded by the exons ATgccctttttcttcttttttttcagcaggAGAGGAGCAAAGATGAAGTTGTTAATGTATTATAGAGGTTCCTATATGACAGCTGTCACATGTGTGATCATAATATGCATGCTCCTGGTGTTCCAAACCCCCATAGATGAGTTCTCAGAAGGCAGATGTGCTTGTAAAGACTGTGTCAGAGAGCAGACTCACAGTGCTTGGTTCAATGAACTCTATGATCTCTCTATTCAACCACTGCTCACCAGGGAAAATTATGTGCTCAGTGGAGATATCTACAAGTATTGGAAG GGCCTTCAGAACAATAAGAAGGAAAGCAACTACACAGTAGTGGTGGAGAAGATGTTTTCTCTCTTCCCAGATAAAACACAATACTTAGATGCTAGTCCAAAACGCTGCCGGACTTGTGCTGTGGTCGGAAACTCAGGAAACCTTAAAGGATCCCGTTATGGACATCTCATAGATCTTCATGACTTTGTCATTAG GATAAATATGGGCCCAACAAAAAGTTATGAGAACGATGTGGGTTCTAAGACCACTCACCGGTTCATCTATCCTGAGAGCGCTGTAGATGTGGAAAACTCAACTTACCTGGTGCTTTCCCCATTCAAGATTTTGGATATGGAGTGGCTCATCAGTGCCTTCACCACTAAGAACATCACACG CACTTACAAAAAAGTAAGGCCGAGTATAAATGCCAACAGACATAAG GTGATGATTCTACATCCTGCTTTCATTAAGTATGTCCATGAGATATGGTTGCTGAAACGTGGAAAATATCCATCGACTGGCTTCCTCGCTATTATATTTGCCCTGCACATCTGTGACCAG GTTTCTACATTTGGGTTTGGTGCTGATCAGTATGGAAACTGGTACCATTACTTTGAGAAAACCTCACGTAACCTCCTTACCGGCGCTCATAGTGGCAGCTTTGAGTTCGACACCATGATGCAACTGTACTTGGAAAACAAAATTCAGGTGTTCAGAGGGAAATAA